GACATTCCACGATGTGCTTCCCAATCTGTACCATTCGTCGCATTATTCCTATGATCAGCTTCTTGATGGTCTTGCCTTTTTGGGAGAAAACTATGAAAAGTTTATCGAGATCTTTACTGTACAAACTGCGGCTGTTTATGGACTGGATACTTCAAACTCTTACTTTGATTGTACGAATTTCTATTTTGAAATAGACAGGGAGGATGATTTCAGAAAAAAAGGACCGAGCAAAGAAAACAAAAAGGAACCCATCATCGGTCTTGGGCTCCTTTTGGATCGGAACCAGATTCCGGTCGGTATGAAGATGTATCCGGGAAATGAGTCAGAAAAACCCATTCTACGTGATGTGATTGATGGACTTAAAAATAGGAACAATATCATGGGAAAAACCATCCATGTCGCAGACAAAGGACTTAATTGTGCACAAAACATTGCGTTTTCAAAACAGAATGGAGATGGTTATCTGTTTTCAAAATCTGTAAAAACCTTGCCTTCGACAGAAAAAACCTGGGTATTATTAGAACAGGATTACAAAGATGTCAAAGATAAAAGCGGAAAACTTTTATACCGCTATAAAAGCTGTATTGATACTTTTCCTTATTCCATAGAGTATAACGGAAAAAAACAGACCATTATGCTTACAGAGAAACGCCTGGTTACCTACAATCCTTCCCTTGCTGCAAAAAAAAGATATGAAATAAACCGCCTTGTAGAAAAAGCAAAAGCACTTACCCTGTCACAAGCCAAAAGGAATGACTTTGGAGAAGCAGGAAAATATGTGGATTTCACAGATAAAACAGGAAATAAAGCAAAAACAAGGATTAATCAGGCTGCCATCGATAAGGACCTCGAACTTGCCGGATACAATCTTCTGGTCACATCCGAAACCCAGATGACAGATCAGGATATTTACTGTACTTACCATAATCTGTGGAGAATTGAAGAATCCTTTAAGATTATGAAATCAGACCTGGATGCACGGCCGGTATTTCTTCAAAAAGAAAATACGATTAAAGGCCACTTTTTGATTTGCTATTTAACAGTTCTCTTAGAGAGGATTTTTCAATTTAAGATACTGGATGAAAAATATTCAACTTCAGATATATTTAGATTCATTAAAGATTTCAGGGTAACAAAAGGCGAACATAAATATATAAACACCACAAGGGATTGTACTTTTATAAATGACCTAGCTGATAAATTTCATCTTCCTTTAACGAATTACTTTCTATCTGAAACTCAAATAAACACCATTTTTAATTATAAACTATAATAACAAACACAGAAGGACTGCCGCTAGCAGTCCTTCTAAACCTTAAAGTTTGCACTATTTTTTAATCTCTGATACCAAAGTCAGGTNTACTTTCTATCTGAAACTCAAATAAACACCATTTTTAATTATAAACTATAATAACAAACACAGAAGGACTGCCGCTAGCAGTCCTTCTAAACCTTAAAGTTTGCACTATTTTTTAATCTCTGATACCAAAGTCAGGTTTTATTACAAATCCCCTGTATTGTCAACAATAAAACAGCTCCTTAAAGGTTCTTGGTCCGCTCTGCCTTAGAATATACGCAGCCACAGTAATCCTGTCTGTACAAGTGGTATTCCTTAGACAATTCCACAGATCTTTTATATCCGTTTTTCTTTTTAAAATCAGAGGGCAGCCAAAGCGCTCCCCACTCTTTTCCAACTTTCTCTCCTATTTCATTTAGCTTTCCTGCATTTTTTAAAGGGCTGATAGATAAGGTAGTTGCAAAATAATCATATCCGCCTCTTACTGCCTCCTGAGCAGTTTTTCTCAGACGCATTTCATAGCATAAAAAGCATCTTTCTCCCCCTTCCGGCTCCTTTTCTAAGCCTTTTGCCATCTGGAAAAACTCCTCCGGCTTGTATTCCCCCTCCAAAAGCTTTACGTTTCCAGGCAAATTCATTTTGTGAATAAGGTTTTCCTGTTCCCTTACCCGCTTTTCATATTCTTCAGGAGGAAAAATATTAGGGTTAAAATAGTATATAGTAATTTGAAAATATTTTGATAAATATTCCATAACGTAGCTGCTGCAAGGAGCACAGCAGCTGTGAAGCAAAAGCTTTGGCATTTTTTCTTCCTGCATGTTTTTTTCTATCAGCTTTTCCAAATCCTTTTGATAATTTCTCACTGTCATCTCATGCTCCTTTCTAATTTATACAGAAAAGAGACGCCGCGGGTAAAACAGCCTTAGCCGCTTTTCCTTACAGCGCCCCTTCCTTCTATTCTGCTACAGGAAATCCCTGATTCTTTTACTTCTTACAGGATTTCTCAATTTGCGCAATGCCTTTGCCTCAATCTGGCGTATACGCTCACGGGTTACATTAAATTCTTTTCCAACCTCTTCCAATGTTCTTGGATGACCGTCCTCTAAACCAAAGCGCAAAACAATTACCTGGCGCTCTCTTTCCTTTAAGTCTCCCAGAAGAGTGTCAATGTGCTCCCTAAGCATAACTGATTCCACATTTCCCTCAGGCGTCACCACATTGCTGTCAGCCACAAAATCCCCTAAATTGGAATCATCCTCCTCGCCAATAGGCGTCTCTAAGGATGCTGGCTCTCTTGCAATCTGCATAATTTCCATAACCTTATCTTCTGTCATATCAAGAGCCTGAGCCAGCTCTGTAACAGACGGCTCATA
The window above is part of the Lachnoclostridium edouardi genome. Proteins encoded here:
- a CDS encoding IS1634 family transposase — its product is MAYFLKKTTLKGRTYLAIYDSFYNQEKKGAAHKCYKSLGSVETLKKNGMEDPISFYQQEVALLNQQRKEEGVRKISDISPTLYLGYFPLKAILEKLEIQKYVNYFHLTYDFQFDLYELISTLVYARGVCPCSKNRTFHDVLPNLYHSSHYSYDQLLDGLAFLGENYEKFIEIFTVQTAAVYGLDTSNSYFDCTNFYFEIDREDDFRKKGPSKENKKEPIIGLGLLLDRNQIPVGMKMYPGNESEKPILRDVIDGLKNRNNIMGKTIHVADKGLNCAQNIAFSKQNGDGYLFSKSVKTLPSTEKTWVLLEQDYKDVKDKSGKLLYRYKSCIDTFPYSIEYNGKKQTIMLTEKRLVTYNPSLAAKKRYEINRLVEKAKALTLSQAKRNDFGEAGKYVDFTDKTGNKAKTRINQAAIDKDLELAGYNLLVTSETQMTDQDIYCTYHNLWRIEESFKIMKSDLDARPVFLQKENTIKGHFLICYLTVLLERIFQFKILDEKYSTSDIFRFIKDFRVTKGEHKYINTTRDCTFINDLADKFHLPLTNYFLSETQINTIFNYKL
- a CDS encoding epoxyqueuosine reductase QueH; translation: MTVRNYQKDLEKLIEKNMQEEKMPKLLLHSCCAPCSSYVMEYLSKYFQITIYYFNPNIFPPEEYEKRVREQENLIHKMNLPGNVKLLEGEYKPEEFFQMAKGLEKEPEGGERCFLCYEMRLRKTAQEAVRGGYDYFATTLSISPLKNAGKLNEIGEKVGKEWGALWLPSDFKKKNGYKRSVELSKEYHLYRQDYCGCVYSKAERTKNL